In Halanaerobium praevalens DSM 2228, the DNA window GAAAAAACAGTTTCTACAATTAATTATATAGAAGCTGGAATTGTTTTAGAATTTTTACCTAAAATTATCAATGAAAAAGAAGTTCTTTTAGAAATAAAACCATCAGTTAATAGTTTAGGTCAAGTGCTTGCTGATGGTTTACCAGCTGTAAACTCCAGAAGTGCTGAAACAACTGTTATTTTAGAAAATGATCAAACTTTAGCTATTGGAGGCTTAATCAAAAAAGATGAGTTAAAAAGTATTAAAGAAGTACCTATTTTAGCAGATTTGCCGTTATTAGGAAAATTATTTTCAGCTGAAGAAAAAAATGATATAGAAACTGAATTAATTATTTTTATTACACCTAAAATTATAGAATCTAAAACTGAAATTAAAACTAAAACACCAGTTTTAACAGAAGAAAAATTAAATAATAAGATTAAAAAGCAGGAAAAAGAGGTCTTAAAAGAGAATAAAAGTAATAGAGAGTTTAAAAATCTAACAGAAGCAGAATTAAAAAAAATTTTAGATAAATAAAAGGATATTTAAACTTTTTCAAGAAATTTAATTCAGGGGAAACCCTGAATTTTCTTTTAATAATAAAAACAAATGCTAATTGAAGGAGGTTAATTTATTGAAAATAGTTTTAACTGGATTTATGACTGCTGGTAAAACAACAGTAGCTAAAATTATAGCAGCTAAAAAAAACTATAAATTTTATGATAGTGATCAATTAATTGAAGCAAAAGAAAAAATGACTATTAAAGAAATATTTAAACTCAAAGGTGAAAAATATTTTAGAAAAATTGAAAAAGAGATTATTATGAACCTTTTAAAAACAAAAAAAAATTTAGTATTGGCTACAGGTGGTGGCTCTATTATAAATAAAGAGTTAAGAAATCTAATCTTAGAGCAATCTGAAAGCTTTTGTTTAGATTTAAGTCCAGAAGCTGTTTTAAAGAGAGAAAAAAAGTCAAAGATACAACGGCCTCTACTTGCAGGGAATAATAAATTAAACAAGGTAAAAAAACTTTTAGCAAAGCGAAAAAAGTATTATCAACAAATTCCAATTCATTTTGATAGTGAAACAAATTCAGCGATAGAAATCGCAGATTTAATTTTAGCTGAATTACCTGAACAAAAAATAAATATTAAAATTGATTCTAAATCAATGGCTTATCCTGTAATTATAGAATCAAAATTTAAAAAAAATAGTTTTAAAAAAATTATAGATAAAATTAAAGGTAATAAGGTATTTTTATTGGTAGATCAAGTTTTAATGTCAAAACATAGTGCTCAAATAATTGATTTACTTAATAAAAATTCTCAGCTTGTCAAATTGGAGCTTAAAGCTGGAGAAGAAATTAAAAGCCTTAGTTATTTAAATCAGATTTATCAAATTTTATATGAAAATAATTTTAGTCGTTCTGATTATTTAATTGCTTTTGGGGGAGGTACTGTTGGTGATTTGGGTGGTTTAGCTGCCTCTACTTATTTAAGAGGTTTAAAACTAATTCAACTGCCAACAACTATTATTTCTCAATTAGATAGTAGTATAGGTGGTAAAACTGCTGTTAACTTTAAAAATACTAAAAATATAATAGGTACTTTTTATCAGCCAGAATTAGTATATTATCAATTAGATTGGTTAAAAACTTTAGCTACTAGAGAAATAAAATCTGGTTTAGGAGAAGTTATAAAATATTCAATTTTAGCTGGTCCAGAACTCTTTGATCTTTTAGTTGAAAAAGAAACTGAAATTATTAACTTAGATGAAGATATTATGCTACAAATAGCCGAGATTTGTTTAAATACTAAATACGAATATGTAAGAAATGATGTTCAAGATAAAGGCTTGAGGAAAAAACTTAATTTAGGTCATAGTTTTGGTCATGCACTTGAAGCTACAGAAAATTTTAATTATAAGCATGGACAGGCAGTAGTTATGGGAATTGCTTTTACAGCTTTTTTATCTAATAAAATAGGAGTTTTAGAATCAGATAAATTCAAAAAAATAATAAAATTAATTTTAAATTTCAATTATGAAATTTTTCCTTCACCAGCAATAAAAGTTAAGGATTTAATAAATTATTTAGCTTATGATAAAAAAAATAGTGGAAATAAGATCTGGTGGGTTTTAATAAATGACATCGGTACTACTTATTTAAGTGATAGATTTAAGCAAAAAGAACTTAGTCAATATATGGAGGAATACTTATGCAAAAAGTGGCTATTATCCATGGACCTAATTTAAATATGTTAGGAATAAGGGAACCTGAAATTTATGGAGGTACTAATTTAGCAGCACTTAATAATGATTTGAAAAAAAAAGCTAAAGAAATTGATTTAGAATTAGAGATTATACAGACTAATCATGAGGGGGAAATTGTTGATTTTTTACAGCAAAACTACAAAGAATTGTCAGGAATAGTAATTAACCCAGGTGGTTTAACTCATACTAGTGTTGTTTTGAGAGATGCTCTAGCATCAGTGAGATTAGCAGTTATTGAAGTTCATATTAGTAATATTTATCGAAGAGAAGAATATCGTAAAAAATCAATTACAGCAGAAGCAGCTGTGGGATTAATAACTGGTTTAGGAGTTTATGGCTATGTTTTAGCTTTAGAAGCATTAAAAAAAATATTGATAAAGGAGAAATACTAATGAAAAAAAGAATTGATAAATTAAGAAAAAATTTAATTGAAAAAGATATAGAGGCCTTTTTAGTAACTAAAAGAGAAAATGTACGTTATTTAAGTAATTTTACAGGCACAGCAGGTAAATTATTAATAACTAAAAAAGATAATATTTTCATTACTGATTTTCGTTATTTAGATCAGGCTGCAGAACAAACAGAAGGATGTGTAATTGAAGAAATAAGCAGTGACTTTGTTAAGGGATTTGCTGAACTTTTAAAAAGAAAAAATATTAAAAATTTAAGTTTTGAAAGTGAAGATTTAAACTTTAAAATGTATCAAAAATTAAAAGATAATTTAGACTTAGATTCATTTATGCCTTTAGAATCTCTGGTAGAAAATTTAAGATTAATTAAAGATCAGAGTGAAATTGAAAAAATTAAAAAAGCAGTAGAAATAGCAGATCAAGGTTTTGATTTCTTAATTGATTTTATTGAACCTGGTAAAACAGAAAAAGAAGTCGCTTTAGAACTAGAATTTTTTATGAAAAGAAAAGGTGGAGAAGCTAATGCTTTTGATTTTATAGTAGCCTCTGGCAAAAGAGGAGCTTTACCACATGGAGTGGCCTCAGATAAAAAAATAGAAACTGGAGATTTAGTTACAATTGATTTTGGTACTGTTTATCAGGGATATCATTCTGATATGACCAGAACAATTGCAGTAGGAGAACCAGAAGCAAAATTAAAAAATATTTATGAGCTTGTTTTAAGTGCTCAGCAAAAAGTGATTAGAGAAATTAAAGCAGGTATGAGTTGTTTTGAAGCAGATAAAATAGCGAGAGATTTTATTGCAGAAGCAGGCTATAAAGAAAACTTTGGCCATGGTTTAGGACATGGACTTGGACTTGAAATTCATGAAGGGCCTAGACTTTCTTATAGCTCAGATTCTCAATTGAAAGCAGGAATGGTTGTTACAGATGAGCCTGGAATTTATGTTTCTGGTTTAGGTGGAGTTAGAATTGAAGATGATTTGGTAATTACTGAAAATGGTTGTCAAGTTTTAAATTCAGCTCCTAAAGAATTGATTATTTTATAAATTAAAATCCAGACTATACTTTGCTGACAAACTTTAAATCAAATTTAGTTAGAGTTTATAATTTGTTTAAAAAGATAATTTCTGCTATAATTGAACTGCAGCAAAAAATAGTGGAGGTGGCCGTAAATGATTTCAACAAATGATTTTAATACAGGTTTAACAATAGAGCTAGAAGGGGAAGTATATCAAGTTATAGAATTTCAGCATTCTAAATCTGGCAGAGGTAGTGCTTTTGTTAGAACAAAATTGCGTAATGTTGAAGAAGGATATACAATTAATAAAACTTTTAAGGCAGGAGAAAAAGTAGAAACTGCTCATGTAGAAAAAAAGAAAATGCAGTATCTATATTGGGATGGTAGTGATTATATTTTTATGGATAATGATACATATGAACAATTTAGCTTAAGTGAAGAACAACTTGGAGATAAGGTTAAGTATTTAAAAGAAAATATGGAACTTGATATATCTGTTTATCAAGGTAAACCGATTGATATAGATTTACCTACCTTTGTTAAATTAAAAGTAGAAAGTACTCCTCCTAATGTTAGAGGTAATACAGTTTCGGGAGGTAATAAGCCAGCTACAATGGAAACTGGCTTGGTAACTCAAGTGCCTTTATTTATTGAAGAAGGGGATATACTTAAAATAGATAGTAGAACTAATGAATATGTAGAAAGAGCTAATAAATAAACTTTAGTACTAGAGGAGGATCTTTAGATGAATTATTTAATCATTGGAGCAGGTGCAGCAGGAGCTTCTGCTGCCAAATCAATTTTAAAAAATAGCAAAGAAAATGATCAAATAAAAATTTTTACAGACGAAAATTATCCTTTTTATTATCGTCCTCGTCTAATAGAATGTTTGTCAGGTGAAGTTGCAATTGAGGATATTATTATTAATGATCAAGAGTGGTTTGCAGAAAATGGAATTGAACTTCATTTAGATGAAAAAATTATAGATGTTAATCTTGAAGCTAAAGAAATAAAAAGTAAAAAAGATACTTATAAATATGACAAATTATTACTGGCAAGTGGATCTCATTGTTTTGTCCCACCATTTTCAGGTTTAGATTTAGAAAATATTTTTACTTTAAGAACTGCAGCAGATCTTAAGGAAATTAATAAAGCAGCAGCAAAAGCCAAAAAGGCAGTTGTTGTTGGAGGTGGACTTTTGGGCTTAGAAATCGCCTATAACTTTGCTAAAGCTGGTTTAGATACAACGGTTTTAGAAGTAGCACCTTATCTATTGCCAATGCAGTTAGATAAAAAGGGTGGAGATCTTTTAGAAAAGAAATTGGAGAAAAACCAAGTTAAAGTAATTACTGATGCAAAGACTAAAGGTTTTGCTGGTGATAAAAAAGTTGAAAAAGTAATTCTTGAAGATCAAAAAATAGAAGCAGATATTGTTTTGATTTCAACTGGAATTCGCTGTAATACTTCTTTAGCAGATGATATTGATATTGAACAGAATAAAGGAGTAATAGTTAACAATAAAATGCAGACTTCAGTTCCAGATGTTTTTGCTGCTGGAGATATAGCAGAATTTAAGGGAGAAGTTTATGGGATTTGGCCTCCTTCTTTAAAACAGGGTCAAGTTGCTGGTAAAGTAATGAGTGGAGAAAAAGCAGAGTTTGAAGCACATGTTTCTTCACATAAGCTAAAAGTTGCTGGTATTGATGTTATTTCTTTAGGAGAATTAAACAAAGATAATGAATATGAAGAAGAAATTTTAGCTGATGATGATAATTATATTAAAGTTATAAAAAACAATGGTAAAAAGATTGGAGCTATAATAGTTGGCCAATATTCTAACAAAAATAAGATTATGGCTGAAGTCAAAAAATAAATTTTATTAATTGAAGGAGGGTTTAATAATGGAAAAAGATAAGATTAAAGATGTTGAAGCTGAGGCAGTAGAAACAGAAGAAGTTGATGAAGGAAGTATTCAAATTGCTGATGAGGTAGTAGGAATTATAACTGGTTTAGCTGCTACTGAAATTGATGGTGTAGCAGGTATGAGTGGTGGCCTTGCTGGTGGAATTGCTGATATGCTAGGTCGAAAAAGTTTAAGTAAAGGTGTTAAGGTTCAGGTTGAAGATCAAACTGCTTCAGTTGATGTTTATGTTATTATAGATTATGGTAATTCTATTCCTGATGTAGCATGGAAAATACAAGATAATGTTAAAGAGGCAATAGAAGGAATGACAGGTTTAGATGTTAAAGCGGTTAATGTTCATGTGCAGGGAGTTAATTTCCCCGAAAATGACCAAAAGCAAGCTGAAAAAAAAGAATTAGAGGAAGTAGAAGCAGATAAATAATATTTTTCTATAACTGATTGGAGGTTAAACTATGAAAATTATCCGCAATATAGTTTCTTTTATTAGTGCTTTAATTCTTATTGTTTTAACTATAGTTTTTTCTCTTTATAGTTTTGGGCTTTTATCAGCCAATTTTATTCCTAATTTAATTTTAAGAAGTTATAATAATTGGCAGTTAGGAGCTGTTTATTTATTATTGTTACTGGGGGCGCTTTTTGTTATTTATCCTTATTTTACTGATGAAAAGTTTAAATCAACTCATTTATTAAGTTCTGAATCAGGTGATATAACAATTACAGTTTCTGCTCTTTCTAATTTAATTAAAGATAGGGTTAAAACAAAAGAAAAATTTAATGATATAAAAATTAAATTAAAAGAACAAGAAGCAGGATTAAAAATTACTTTAAATGGTAAATTGACTGTACCAGGTGATATAACTTCTATCAGTGAAAATATACAGCGTGATTTAAAAAAATATATAGAAGATACAACTGGCATTCAAGTAAGTAAAATTCAGATTAGAATTGATGCTGTCAAAAAAGATGATAAACTGCCCGAAAAGGTAGAATGAGGTGGGCTATAAATGGATAAGCAGAAATTAAAAGCAGACTTAATTCAATTTATATATTTAAATCTCAAAAAAATATTTGGGGCAGTTATTGGCTTAATTATTGGGATTTTGATTTTAGTAATTGGTTTTTTTAAAACTTTAGTTATTTGCTTAACTACTTTAGTAGGTTATTATTTAGGAGCACGCTGGCGTTTTGAAGAGGACATAAAAGACTTTATATTAAAAGTTATTCCTGAAAAATTTAAATAGAGCTAGGAAAGAGGTATTTTCTTTATGCAAAATGTTTCGAGACATAAACAAAGAATCTGGGCTTTGCAGATTCTTTATGGATTAGATATTAGAAAAAAGCTTGCTTTGGAGCATTCCAAAAAAAGTTATGAAAATTTTATGGCTGAAAAAGGAGTTTTAAGTGAAGATTTATATGTGGCAGAAATTTTAGAAGGCATAATACTGGAATTAGAACTGTTAGATGCCCAAATTGATCAATATGCAATTAATTGGGATATTGAAAGGATGCCTGCAATTGATAGAAATATTTTGAGAATTGCTGCTTATGAAATCCAGCACGATATTCCTGCTAAAGTAGCTATAAATGAAGCTGTGAAAATAGCAAAAAAATATGCTGATGATAGTTCACCTTCATTTATTAATGGAATATTATCTAAATTCGCTTAAAAAGAGGGCTTCTTGCTCTCTTTTTTTGTGCTTTGATTAGTTTAATTAGTTATAAATTTGAAATAAAAAAGTTAATTTAAAAAATAATGGAGGTCTAATAATGAAATATTCAGCAAGAATTGAAAAAATTGAAGAATCCAAAACAATTGCTGTTAGTACAGAAGCTAATCGTTTAACTGCTGCTGGAGAAGATGTAGTAAGTTTTGGAGCAGGAGAACCAGATTTTCCTACTCCAGCTCCAATTAAAAAAGCAGCAGTTGAAGCTATGGAAAAAGGTTATACAGGTTATACTTCTGCTTCTGGTTTACCTGAATTAAAAAAAGCAGTAACTAATAAATTTGCTGCTGATTATAAGATTAAATATTCTACAGAAGAAGTATTTGTTGGTAATGGTGGTAAACAGGTTCTTTTTAATGGCTTATCTGCTATTTTAGAAGCTGGAGATGAGGTTTTAATACCTAAACCATATTGGGTTTCTTATCCTGAATTAGTAAAGCTAGCTGGAGGGACTCCTGTTTTGATAGAAACTAAGGCTGCAGATCGATATAAATTAAAAGCAGCTGAACTTAAAGAAAATATAACTGAAAAGACAAAGGCAATTATTCTTAATTCTCCTTCAAATCCAGATGGACATTTTTATTCCAATTCTGAGTTAGAAAAACTAGTTTCAGTCTTAATTAAACACGATATCTTTGTGATTAGTGATGAAATTTATGATAAACTTCTTTATGATAAACAAGAATTTAAATCAATGGTCCAGCTTTTTCCAGATTTGAAAGCAAGAATTTTAGTTGTTAATGGAATGTCTAAATCATATGCTATGACTGGTTGGAGAGTAGGTTTTGGTTTTGCAAATGAAGACTGGATTAAAGCAATGACAAAAATTCAAAGTCATACAACATCAAATGTCAATACAATTGCTCAATATGCAAGTGCTAAGGCCTTAGAAAATAATGAGCTAGAAAAAATTATTGAAAAACGAAAATCAATTTATCAAAAAAGAAGAGATTTAACTGCTTCATTATTAGCAGAAATTGAAGCAATTGATACTTTAAAACCCGCTGGAGCTTTCTATTTCTTTATTGATATTTCTAAGTTGATTGGTAAAAAAATTAAGGGAGAGCAGATTCAGGGTTCACTTTCTTTTTCAGATTTACTTTTAAAAGAAGATAAAGTTGCCGTAGTACCAGGAATAGCTTTTGGAATGGATAATTTTATTCGGATTTCTTTTGCTTTAGGGGAAGAGAGAATAAAAACGGGAATTAAAAGAATAGCTGATTTTATAGCAAGACTTGAGTCTTAAAAATAGATTAATATAAATTAAGTTAGTTTAATAAATAAAAATTTAAAGCAAAAGTAAGTTAGTTTTAGATTTCAGGAGGTAAATTATGTATGAAATATTAGCAAAAGAAGTTTTAGCACCAACTATAAAAAAATTAAAGGTTAAAGCACCTTTAATTGCAAAAAAAACTAAGGCTGGTAATTTTATTATCTTAAGAGTAGACGAAAAGGGAGAAAGAATCCCTTTGACTGTAGCTGATTATGAAAGAAAGACAGGTATTATTACTATTATCTTTCAAGAAGTTGGCTATTCAACTAAATTATTAGGTAGAATGGAGCCAGGTGATAAAATTCAAGATATAGTGGGCCCTTTAGGTCATCATATTGATTTAGAAGGTTATCAAAAAGTAGTGCTTTTAGGTGGTGGCTCAGGTACTGCTCTTTTATATCCTAAAGTTAGGGCTTTTTATGAGCAGGGAGCAGAAGTTATTAGTATTACTGGAGCCAGAACTAAAAACCTAGTTATTTTAGAAGAGGAATTAGAAAGTTTTAGTGATCGTGTATTTATAGCAACTGATGATGGTAGTTATGGACACAAAGGATATGTAACTGATATTTTAAAAGACTTATTAATTCAAGAAAAAGATATTGATTTAGTAGTTGCAATTGGACCTGTACCGATGATGAAAGCAGTTTCAGATCTGACTGCAGAATATGAAATTGAAACTATTGTTAGCTTAAATACAATTATGGTTGATGGAACGGGTATGTGTGGAGCTTGTAGAGTAACTGTTGGCGGAGAAAGAAAATTCACTTGTGTAGATGGTCCAGCTTTTGATGCTCATCAAGTTGATTTTGAAGAATTAATAAATAGACTTAATTTTTATCAGAATGAAGAAAATTTAGTTCATTCGCAAGCAGTCGAGGAGGATAATTAATGTCATTGCAAAAAAAGAAAACGCCAATGAAGGAACAAAAAGCAGAAAAAAGAATTAGAAATTTTGATGAAGTTCCCTTTGGTTATACAAAAGAAGAAGCACTTGTAGAAGCAGACAGATGTTTGCAGTGTAAACACAAACCATGTGTTGAAGGTTGTCCAGTTGGAGTTCCGATTCCTCAATTTATTCAGGCTTTAAAAAATGGTAATCCAGAAGAAGCAAATCAAATAATTAAAAGCAAAAATAATTTGCCTGCTATCTGTGGTCGAGTGTGTCCCCAAGAAGAACAATGTGAAGCTAAATGTGTAATGGGAATTAAAAATGAAGCAGTTGCTATTGGTCGTTTAGAACGTTATGTAGCTGATTATAATTTAGAAAAAGAAACAGCAGAGTCCTCTAAAAGTGAATTAGAAAAATTAAAAATTGCGGAATTGACCGATAAAAAGGTTGCTGTTATTGGTTCAGGACCTGCTAGTTTGGCTGCAGCAGCTGATTTGGCCAAATCTGGACTTAAAGTTACTATTTTTGAAGCTCTGCATAAAACAGGTGGAGTTTTAAGATATGGAATTCCCGAATTTAGATTACCTAAAACTATAGTTGAACAAGAAGTTGAATCAATTAAGAAACTAGGTGTAGAAATTAAATTAAATGTAGTAGTTGGTAAATCTATTACTATTGAAGAACTTTTTGAACAAAATTATAAATCAATATTTATTGGTGTAGGAGCTGGTTTACCTAGATTTTTAAATATTCCAGGAGAAAATTTAAATGGAGTTTATTCAGCTAATGAATTTTTAACTAGAGTTAATTTAATGAAAGCTTTTAAATATCCTGAATATAAAACACCTGTTGCAGTTGGAAATAAGGTTGCAATTGTTGGAGCTGGAAATGTAGCAATGGATGCAGCAAGAACTGCTAAAAGATTAGGAGCTGAAGATGTTTATGTAGTTTATCGCCGTTCAGAAGAGCAGATGCCTGCTCGCAGTGAAGAAATACACCATGCTCAAGAAGAAGGTATTGAATTTAAATTATTAAATAATCCGATTGCAATTAAGGGTGAAAAGGGAAAAGTAAAAGCAATGGAATGTCAAAAGATGGAGCTGGGAGAAAAAGATAATTCTGGTAGAAGAAGACCACTTCCGATTAAAAATTCAAATTGGGATTTAGAACTTGATACAGTAATTATTGCTATTGGTCAAAATCCTAATCCACTTTTAACTGCTAATACTAAGGATTTAGAGACTAAAAGCTGGGGTGGAATTAAGGTGGATTCTGGCCAGAAAACTAGTCGTGAAGGTGTTTATGCAGGTGGAGACATAGTAACTGGTGGAGCAACAGTTATTCAGGCAATGGGTGCAGGTAAAAAAGCTGCCCAAAACATCAAAAATTATTTGCTTGAGAAATCTAAAAAATAAAGTAGTTGATTTTATATGGAAAATTTATATCAAGACAATTTATTTAGTGAAAAAGATAAAAAAATATATAGTGTGGCAGAAATAACAAAATATCTAAAAAATTTAATAAAAGAAGATCCATTTTTAAATGATTTTTGGCTTAGTGGTGAGATTTCTAATTTTTATCATCACAGTTCTGGTCATATGTATTTAACTCTTAAAGATAAAAATTCTCAATTAAAAACCGTAATGTTTAAAGGTGATAATTCCAAGCTTGACTTTGAACCAGAAGATGGAATGCAGGTTGAAGCTAAAGGTAATTTGGATATTTATAGCCAGCGAGGAGAATATCAATTTTATGCGCGTCAAATGAAAAAAGCTGGTAAAGGTAAATTATATGAAAAATATCAAAAATTAAAATCAGAATTGGAAAAAGAAGGATTATTCGCTGTCTCTAAAAAACAAGAAATTCCTTTTTTAGCTAATAAAATTGGGATTGTCACTTCTCCAACTGGAGCAGCTGTGCGTGATATACTTTCAGTTATGAAAAGAAGAAGCAGTAATTTTTCTGTTTTAATAGTTCCAGCTCATGTCCAGGGTAAACTTGCTCAAGCAGAAATTAGTGCTGGAATTAGGTATTTAAATAGTAGAAATGATATCGATTTGATTATTGTCAGCCGTGGTGGAGGTTCAATTGAAGATTTGTGGCCTTTTAATGAAGAAAAAGTAGCAAGAGCAATTTATAATTCAAAACTGCCAGTAATTAGTGGAGTTGGCCATGAAACTGATTTTACTATTGCTGATTTTGTAGCTGATCTGCGGGCACCAACTCCTTCTGCTGCAGCTGAATTAGCAACTGCAAATAGAGAGGAAGTTTTAACTAGGCTTGATAATTTAACTAAAAGATTATTAAATAGTAGTTTAACGAAAATTAAAGAATCTAAAAATAAATTAAATAGTATTGAAGCCAGAAAAATATTTTCAAGTCCAGCCGAATTATTTAGAGATTATGAACAAGAATTAGATAATTTAGAAACTCAATTAGTGCATCAAATAGAAAAAAATTATCAAGACTGGGAAAATAAATATCAATTATTACATCAGAAATTAAATAATTTAAGCCCTTTAAAAACTTTAGATCGAGGTTATACTATTTTACAAGATCAAACTAAAAAACCAATTAAATCAATTAAAGAAATTGAAATTGGGGATTTAGTTAAGGCCCGTTTAACTGATGGTTTAGCCGAAGTGGAAATCAAAGACTGTAGAAAAGTGGGTGACATTAATGGAAAATAAAAAAGAATTTGAAAAGAAAATCAAAATTGAAGAATTAGATTTTGAGTCTGCCCTAGCAAAATTACAAAAAATTGTAGACGATTTAGAAGAAGGTGGGAATGATTTAGATAAAACTTTAGCAGAATTTAGTCAAGGAATGAAATTGCTTAAATTTTGCCACCAAAAATTAGATAAGGCAGAATCCAAAATAGAATTAATGTTAAAAGAAAATCAAGAATTTACTAAAGAAGTAGCTTTTGAATCTGAGTTGGGAGAGGATTAATTTTGGATAAAATAAAGAATATTTTAAAAGCTAAAGCAGAAGTTATTGAAGAAAATCTAATAAAGTTATTAGATTGTCAAGATGAACTTGCACCTCAATTAACTAAGTCAATGAAATACACCCTACTTTCGGGAGGTAAAAGGATTAGACCAATCCTTACTCTTTTAATAGCCGAATTATTAGAAGGTAATTATCAAGCTGCTTTAAAAGCAGGATCTGCCTTAGAGATGATTCACAGTTATTCTTTAATCCATGATGATTTGCCAGCTATGGATGATGATAAATTAAGAAGAGGAAAAAAGACTAACCATCTTGTTTTTGGAGAGGCAACTGCAATTTTAGCTGGAGATGGACTTTTAACTTATGCTTTTCAAGTGTTAGCTGATCTAGAACTTAAGCCTGATTTAAAGGTTAAAATTATTGCAAATACAGCCAAATTCTCTGGTTATCAGGGAATGGTTGGAGGTCAGGTTTTAGATCTTGAGGCTGAAAATAAGGACTTAACACTTCAAGAAATGCAAAAAGTACATCAAGCTAAAACTGGAGCCTTGATTAAAGCATCAGTTTTAAATGGAGTTTATTGTTCTGATTTTAAGCCAGAAGAGAAAAAAGCACTTTTAACTTATGCAGAAAAAATTGGAGTCTTATTTCAGATAGTAGATGATTTGCTAGACTTAACTGGTGAAACTGAGGCGATGGGAAAAGTAGTTGGTAGGGATCAAGAATTAAATAAAGCAACTTACCCTAAATTATTAGGGTTGAAAAAGGCTCAAAAAGAAGCTGAAAAATATGCTAAAGAGGCTAAAGAAGCTTTAATTATTTTTGGCAAAAAAGCTGAGAAATTAGAAGCTTTAATTGATTTTATTTTAAAAAGACAGCAGTAATTGAAGCCCCTAAATAAATGTGTTATAATTAGTTAAAATGCAGATGGTGCAGTATTCTAGTCAGCATACTATCTTTGAAGGCGGGCCTAAAAATCCGTCAACGGGCATATCGATGAAGTTCTTTGTAATGGCTGCTGACGCCCAGTCGGGGGCTGTTGCAGAGAGATAAGGGCTTGGGGCGATCCACAATGGCATGTGGGCGTTGACCCCTTTCCCGCGGAGGCCTGGTCGAGTTTGTAAAAAATAAGGCTAGGTTCACCTGTTCTAACCGCAAGGTTGAACAGTGTAGCCTGCTTTGAAGTGGTACTGGAGACAGTAGCAAAACACAGACGCTTGGATCCAGCTCTGGGTTGAACCTGCTGGAAACCAGTACTGCAAAAGAAGCTAGGGGATAGTTTAAATGCTGTTAAGGAAAACTTCTAGACTGTCTTAGTGAATTCAATAGGGATTAAAGTGTGTTCTTAGTGGCAATCCAGCTCTGTAGAGGGAGACCCTACAGCAGGAATTTAA includes these proteins:
- a CDS encoding pyridoxal phosphate-dependent aminotransferase, with amino-acid sequence MKYSARIEKIEESKTIAVSTEANRLTAAGEDVVSFGAGEPDFPTPAPIKKAAVEAMEKGYTGYTSASGLPELKKAVTNKFAADYKIKYSTEEVFVGNGGKQVLFNGLSAILEAGDEVLIPKPYWVSYPELVKLAGGTPVLIETKAADRYKLKAAELKENITEKTKAIILNSPSNPDGHFYSNSELEKLVSVLIKHDIFVISDEIYDKLLYDKQEFKSMVQLFPDLKARILVVNGMSKSYAMTGWRVGFGFANEDWIKAMTKIQSHTTSNVNTIAQYASAKALENNELEKIIEKRKSIYQKRRDLTASLLAEIEAIDTLKPAGAFYFFIDISKLIGKKIKGEQIQGSLSFSDLLLKEDKVAVVPGIAFGMDNFIRISFALGEERIKTGIKRIADFIARLES
- the gltA gene encoding NADPH-dependent glutamate synthase, with the translated sequence MSLQKKKTPMKEQKAEKRIRNFDEVPFGYTKEEALVEADRCLQCKHKPCVEGCPVGVPIPQFIQALKNGNPEEANQIIKSKNNLPAICGRVCPQEEQCEAKCVMGIKNEAVAIGRLERYVADYNLEKETAESSKSELEKLKIAELTDKKVAVIGSGPASLAAAADLAKSGLKVTIFEALHKTGGVLRYGIPEFRLPKTIVEQEVESIKKLGVEIKLNVVVGKSITIEELFEQNYKSIFIGVGAGLPRFLNIPGENLNGVYSANEFLTRVNLMKAFKYPEYKTPVAVGNKVAIVGAGNVAMDAARTAKRLGAEDVYVVYRRSEEQMPARSEEIHHAQEEGIEFKLLNNPIAIKGEKGKVKAMECQKMELGEKDNSGRRRPLPIKNSNWDLELDTVIIAIGQNPNPLLTANTKDLETKSWGGIKVDSGQKTSREGVYAGGDIVTGGATVIQAMGAGKKAAQNIKNYLLEKSKK
- the nusB gene encoding transcription antitermination factor NusB yields the protein MQNVSRHKQRIWALQILYGLDIRKKLALEHSKKSYENFMAEKGVLSEDLYVAEILEGIILELELLDAQIDQYAINWDIERMPAIDRNILRIAAYEIQHDIPAKVAINEAVKIAKKYADDSSPSFINGILSKFA
- a CDS encoding DUF2273 domain-containing protein, coding for MDKQKLKADLIQFIYLNLKKIFGAVIGLIIGILILVIGFFKTLVICLTTLVGYYLGARWRFEEDIKDFILKVIPEKFK
- a CDS encoding sulfide/dihydroorotate dehydrogenase-like FAD/NAD-binding protein, producing MYEILAKEVLAPTIKKLKVKAPLIAKKTKAGNFIILRVDEKGERIPLTVADYERKTGIITIIFQEVGYSTKLLGRMEPGDKIQDIVGPLGHHIDLEGYQKVVLLGGGSGTALLYPKVRAFYEQGAEVISITGARTKNLVILEEELESFSDRVFIATDDGSYGHKGYVTDILKDLLIQEKDIDLVVAIGPVPMMKAVSDLTAEYEIETIVSLNTIMVDGTGMCGACRVTVGGERKFTCVDGPAFDAHQVDFEELINRLNFYQNEENLVHSQAVEEDN
- the amaP gene encoding alkaline shock response membrane anchor protein AmaP, whose amino-acid sequence is MKIIRNIVSFISALILIVLTIVFSLYSFGLLSANFIPNLILRSYNNWQLGAVYLLLLLGALFVIYPYFTDEKFKSTHLLSSESGDITITVSALSNLIKDRVKTKEKFNDIKIKLKEQEAGLKITLNGKLTVPGDITSISENIQRDLKKYIEDTTGIQVSKIQIRIDAVKKDDKLPEKVE